The proteins below are encoded in one region of Bacillus vallismortis:
- a CDS encoding ATP-binding protein — translation MAINKAVSIDTAFQAMMKGLQAKSRSWEMQQAGSEEKVEYSCLECKDRGVVIYRVHMDTKWNLDKQLDLLVPESMVPEDEFLSGKVCTPDKAREWKTTYSKQCECVKRKKISRLMAASGITEEFENLLFGNFKLDGKPQMIKDAYECAVEYFKDFEKVRGERANSIALLGQPGSGKTHLLTAIMNNLIKKRSTHCLYFPYVEGMSDLKNDFDQLETKLNAMRKADVLFIDDLFKPVDGKPRATEWQVEQIQSVVNYRYLNHKPLLISSELTTDDLLDVDEALGSRIYQMCKYYTVIIQGNRMELNHRLGDWD, via the coding sequence ATGGCTATAAACAAAGCAGTCAGCATAGATACAGCGTTCCAAGCAATGATGAAGGGTCTTCAAGCAAAATCGCGTTCTTGGGAAATGCAACAGGCCGGATCAGAAGAAAAGGTTGAATACAGCTGCCTTGAGTGTAAGGATCGCGGCGTTGTGATTTATCGGGTTCATATGGACACAAAATGGAATTTAGACAAACAGCTTGATCTATTAGTGCCTGAGAGCATGGTACCCGAAGATGAATTCCTTTCAGGAAAGGTTTGCACACCGGATAAGGCCCGGGAATGGAAAACGACGTATTCCAAGCAATGTGAGTGTGTGAAACGAAAGAAAATATCACGCCTCATGGCAGCCAGCGGCATTACTGAGGAATTTGAAAATCTGCTGTTCGGCAACTTCAAATTAGATGGCAAGCCCCAAATGATCAAAGATGCCTATGAATGTGCGGTCGAATACTTCAAAGACTTTGAGAAGGTCAGGGGAGAGCGTGCCAACAGCATTGCTCTGCTGGGGCAGCCGGGCAGCGGTAAAACCCATCTGCTAACGGCCATTATGAACAACCTCATTAAGAAGAGGTCCACTCACTGTCTGTACTTCCCTTACGTTGAGGGCATGAGTGATCTGAAAAATGACTTTGACCAGCTGGAAACAAAGTTGAATGCCATGAGAAAAGCAGATGTGCTGTTCATTGATGACTTATTCAAGCCAGTTGATGGGAAGCCAAGGGCAACTGAATGGCAAGTCGAACAGATCCAGTCAGTTGTGAATTATCGCTACCTGAACCATAAACCTCTGCTGATCTCTTCTGAGCTCACAACGGACGATCTGCTGGACGTTGACGAGGCGCTGGGGTCACGGATTTACCAGATGTGCAAATATTACACGGTGATCATTCAGGGAAACCGGATGGAATTAAATCATAGATTGGGTGATTGGGATTGA
- a CDS encoding YopX family protein, whose translation MREIKFRAWINEESSWHRDSGVDTPCMEYDFAFEEYMTVNQELYKMQADNHILMQYTGLKDKYGREIYEGDCYTAKHKSGKVYTGQVKYELSFVFDIKGFEELFINGVGAVKTNRTFDIHSFIKWFDEVEVIGNIYEEPELLEASHASK comes from the coding sequence ATGAGGGAAATCAAGTTTCGTGCTTGGATAAACGAAGAAAGCAGTTGGCATCGTGATAGCGGAGTGGATACGCCTTGTATGGAGTATGATTTTGCCTTCGAAGAATACATGACGGTTAATCAGGAGCTTTATAAAATGCAGGCAGATAATCATATTTTGATGCAATACACCGGATTGAAGGACAAATACGGCCGAGAGATTTATGAGGGGGATTGTTATACAGCAAAACATAAGTCAGGGAAGGTTTATACAGGTCAGGTCAAATATGAATTATCGTTTGTTTTTGATATTAAGGGTTTTGAAGAATTGTTCATTAACGGAGTAGGAGCCGTGAAAACTAACCGTACCTTTGATATACATTCGTTTATCAAATGGTTTGATGAAGTCGAAGTCATCGGCAACATTTATGAAGAGCCTGAGCTTTTGGAGGCATCACATGCCAGCAAATAA
- a CDS encoding DUF1064 domain-containing protein yields the protein MPANKYGARKTQVDGITFHSIAEAKYYEQLKWLKVSKQIKDFKLQPRFLLQEAFKKNGKTFRKIEYIADFEVHNLDGSIEIIDIKGVETKEFAIKRKLYERLYDTPLKVLALDQSLGFIELDELKKLKRKAGKSSVKRGNRRRSAVVGAGRR from the coding sequence ATGCCAGCAAATAAGTACGGCGCAAGAAAAACACAGGTAGACGGCATTACGTTCCACAGCATCGCTGAAGCCAAATACTATGAGCAGCTGAAATGGCTCAAGGTGAGCAAGCAGATAAAGGATTTTAAGCTGCAGCCACGATTCCTGCTGCAAGAGGCATTCAAAAAGAACGGCAAAACTTTTCGGAAGATTGAATATATTGCAGATTTTGAGGTTCATAATTTGGACGGCAGCATCGAGATCATTGACATCAAGGGTGTGGAAACAAAGGAATTCGCCATCAAACGCAAGTTGTATGAGCGGCTTTATGATACGCCACTCAAGGTGCTGGCTCTTGATCAGTCACTTGGCTTCATCGAGCTGGACGAGCTGAAAAAACTCAAAAGAAAGGCGGGAAAGTCCTCTGTTAAACGTGGTAATCGCAGACGATCGGCCGTTGTGGGTGCAGGAAGAAGATAA
- a CDS encoding XtrA/YqaO family protein: MYNPREINLSKDTTIEQAIEPGKIQIIVLDGNEGTAHVLEAPEHGETIIQTIKGGLSRLDYRIGHKFK; the protein is encoded by the coding sequence ATGTACAACCCAAGAGAAATTAATTTAAGCAAAGATACAACAATCGAACAGGCAATTGAGCCGGGCAAAATACAGATCATCGTTTTAGACGGGAACGAGGGCACTGCACATGTCCTTGAGGCCCCGGAACATGGAGAAACAATCATTCAAACAATTAAGGGCGGTCTGTCTCGCTTAGATTATAGGATCGGCCACAAATTCAAATAG
- a CDS encoding DNA adenine methylase translates to MGFPRILHYPGSKWSMTDWIISHMPEHKTYVEPFFGSGALFFNKQPSTIETINDLDSSVVNLFKVIRDHPEELARLIEWTPLSREEYYGSYDSESGNELEDARRFLIRCWQAIGAKTSDRTGWRSLISSNGPDTAKEWGKLPAKILLVAKRLKEAQIEHQPAVQLLERYKRKEVLVYADPPYIIETRTKRHYKHEMTIDDHVELLETLDKHPGPVLLSGYAHPVYDERLKHWKREVRQVSAEAGAKREEVLWVNPVAAEQSYFQQSLFSLDARP, encoded by the coding sequence ATGGGGTTTCCGAGAATTTTACACTATCCAGGCAGTAAATGGTCAATGACAGATTGGATCATTAGCCATATGCCCGAGCATAAAACATACGTTGAACCTTTCTTTGGATCCGGAGCATTGTTTTTTAATAAGCAGCCTTCGACCATTGAAACGATAAATGATCTGGATAGCAGCGTGGTCAATCTTTTCAAGGTGATTCGGGACCATCCGGAAGAGCTTGCAAGATTGATCGAATGGACGCCGTTATCTAGAGAGGAGTATTACGGCTCCTATGACTCTGAATCAGGCAATGAATTAGAGGACGCCCGCCGATTCCTTATCCGTTGCTGGCAGGCCATAGGAGCAAAAACAAGTGATCGGACAGGCTGGCGGAGCCTTATCAGCAGTAACGGGCCTGACACGGCTAAAGAGTGGGGCAAACTGCCGGCAAAGATATTGTTAGTAGCCAAGCGATTGAAAGAGGCACAGATTGAACATCAGCCGGCTGTCCAGCTGCTTGAAAGATATAAGCGAAAAGAGGTTCTTGTTTACGCTGATCCTCCTTATATCATCGAGACGCGGACAAAGCGGCATTACAAGCATGAAATGACAATTGATGATCATGTTGAGTTACTTGAAACATTGGACAAACACCCTGGTCCTGTTCTTCTCTCAGGCTATGCTCATCCAGTTTATGATGAACGGCTCAAACATTGGAAAAGAGAAGTCCGGCAAGTATCGGCCGAAGCAGGTGCCAAGCGTGAAGAGGTTTTATGGGTAAATCCGGTTGCTGCTGAACAAAGTTACTTTCAGCAATCTTTATTCAGCTTGGATGCGCGGCCATGA
- a CDS encoding dUTP diphosphatase has product MNLQKMFEMQKALDERIIKEKGLKGQDLLPNLILALQVELAECANEWRGFKHWSNDREPRTKHPLEVSPNGAFRKGGNPLLEEYVDCLHFILSIGNRIGFDNGATIQQIMRRAEERELETNIGIVKAFSRLMSLVFGFYFWIENEGTYVRFFERFLNLGEMLGFTPEQIEAAYMEKNAVNHQRQQEGY; this is encoded by the coding sequence GTGAATCTACAAAAAATGTTCGAAATGCAAAAGGCGCTTGATGAACGGATCATAAAAGAAAAGGGGCTTAAAGGTCAGGACTTGCTGCCAAACCTCATTCTTGCCTTACAAGTAGAGCTGGCCGAGTGTGCGAATGAATGGCGCGGCTTTAAACATTGGAGCAATGACAGGGAGCCAAGAACAAAACATCCGTTAGAAGTTTCACCTAATGGTGCTTTCAGAAAAGGCGGAAACCCTCTACTTGAGGAATACGTGGACTGTCTGCACTTTATCTTGAGCATTGGGAATAGAATTGGATTTGATAATGGTGCTACGATTCAGCAGATCATGAGACGGGCAGAAGAAAGGGAATTAGAAACAAATATCGGTATTGTAAAAGCATTTTCACGTTTAATGTCACTTGTGTTCGGTTTCTATTTTTGGATTGAGAATGAGGGAACTTATGTAAGGTTTTTTGAACGCTTTTTGAATTTGGGTGAAATGCTTGGATTCACGCCTGAACAGATCGAAGCGGCTTACATGGAGAAAAACGCCGTCAATCATCAGCGTCAGCAGGAGGGGTATTGA
- the terS gene encoding phage terminase small subunit, with protein MAEKHIQAYKDYVKGLKYKDLAEKYGVSVNTIKSWKQRHGWERKKGAPSEKSVHTKKGGQPGNKNAIGNKGGAAPAGNQNAVTHGFFSKFLPEETLEIMEEIQERSPADMIWDQIQIQYAAILRAQRIMFVQDKDDLAKELKKAKYVYQPQEDEDGNEYFEKSIAEEELEIQFAWDRHATFLNAQSRAMGELRSLIKQFDQLAHEEDERRLKLEQMRLNIEKAKKDINGDNENSQENEVATMLRKMVKPHGT; from the coding sequence ATGGCTGAAAAGCACATTCAGGCGTACAAGGATTACGTCAAAGGCTTGAAATACAAGGACCTTGCCGAAAAGTACGGGGTGTCAGTGAACACCATTAAATCGTGGAAGCAGCGGCATGGCTGGGAAAGGAAAAAGGGTGCACCCTCTGAAAAAAGTGTGCACACAAAAAAGGGTGGACAGCCCGGCAACAAAAATGCAATAGGAAACAAAGGCGGGGCGGCTCCGGCGGGCAATCAAAACGCTGTGACTCACGGCTTTTTCTCTAAATTCCTGCCAGAAGAAACGCTTGAGATTATGGAAGAGATTCAGGAGCGTTCGCCTGCTGATATGATATGGGATCAGATACAGATTCAATATGCAGCCATTCTCCGGGCGCAGCGCATTATGTTCGTGCAGGATAAAGATGACCTTGCAAAAGAGCTGAAAAAAGCAAAATACGTTTACCAACCTCAAGAGGACGAAGATGGCAACGAGTATTTTGAAAAGTCTATTGCTGAAGAAGAGCTTGAAATACAATTCGCTTGGGATCGTCATGCAACCTTCCTAAACGCCCAATCTCGGGCAATGGGAGAGCTCAGGAGCTTGATCAAGCAGTTTGACCAGCTGGCCCATGAAGAAGACGAGCGACGCCTTAAATTGGAGCAGATGCGCTTGAATATCGAGAAGGCGAAGAAAGATATTAACGGCGATAACGAAAACTCACAGGAAAATGAAGTTGCTACCATGCTGCGGAAGATGGTGAAACCTCATGGAACTTAA
- a CDS encoding PBSX family phage terminase large subunit, producing the protein MELNSKQQEVWNSFIEEQPKILICSGAKRAGKTFVLLLTFLGHISKYQNMGLSFIIGGATQASIKRNILNDLELILGKELRLDKANAVEIFGNRVYCFDGANADSWKKARGFTSAGAFLNEATALHDSFVKEVISRCSYKGAMVMMDTNPENPMHTVKTDYIDKDGQRLKNGRLNIRSFHFSLFDNNFLDPEYVESIVASTPSGMFTDRDIYGYWVAPEGVIYKDFNKDKHYISSKEMENKQVNFTKYFAGVDWGYEHPGSIVVIGQDDQGCFYLLEEHSKQHEEIDYWVKVAKDIKERYGNINFYCDTARPEHVVRFRREKLRAINADKAVVSGIEEVARLFKQEQLFVVEDKVDRFKKEIFMYVWNQKTGEPVKEWDDVLDSIRYALYTNNKPMRRKVKGGSL; encoded by the coding sequence ATGGAACTTAACTCCAAGCAACAAGAGGTATGGAATAGCTTTATTGAAGAGCAACCGAAAATCTTAATATGTAGCGGGGCGAAAAGGGCAGGGAAAACATTCGTGCTCCTTTTGACGTTCCTCGGGCATATCAGCAAATATCAAAACATGGGGCTTTCCTTTATCATTGGCGGGGCAACTCAGGCTTCTATAAAGCGGAATATCCTAAATGATTTAGAGCTGATCCTGGGGAAAGAATTGCGCCTTGATAAAGCAAATGCCGTTGAGATATTCGGCAACCGTGTTTATTGCTTTGACGGTGCAAATGCAGACTCATGGAAAAAGGCAAGGGGTTTTACATCAGCTGGCGCATTCTTAAACGAAGCGACGGCACTGCATGATTCATTCGTTAAGGAAGTCATTTCTCGTTGCTCCTATAAGGGTGCAATGGTCATGATGGATACAAACCCTGAAAACCCGATGCACACCGTCAAAACGGATTATATCGACAAAGACGGGCAGCGGCTGAAAAACGGCCGGTTGAATATCCGGTCTTTTCACTTCTCATTGTTTGATAACAACTTTCTTGATCCTGAGTATGTCGAAAGTATTGTTGCTTCAACACCGAGCGGCATGTTTACAGACCGGGACATTTACGGCTATTGGGTTGCTCCGGAAGGCGTAATATACAAGGATTTCAACAAAGACAAGCACTATATCAGTTCTAAAGAGATGGAAAATAAACAAGTCAACTTCACTAAATACTTTGCTGGTGTTGACTGGGGATATGAGCACCCGGGTTCTATTGTCGTAATCGGACAAGATGACCAAGGGTGTTTTTATTTGCTCGAAGAACATTCCAAGCAGCATGAAGAGATTGACTACTGGGTTAAGGTAGCAAAGGACATCAAAGAGCGATACGGCAACATTAATTTCTATTGTGATACAGCACGGCCAGAACACGTTGTTCGTTTCCGACGTGAAAAACTCCGGGCTATCAATGCTGATAAAGCTGTCGTATCCGGTATAGAAGAAGTGGCGCGGCTGTTCAAACAAGAACAGCTTTTTGTGGTTGAAGACAAAGTTGACCGGTTTAAAAAAGAAATCTTTATGTATGTCTGGAATCAGAAGACAGGCGAACCGGTTAAGGAATGGGACGATGTTCTGGACTCTATACGTTATGCCCTTTATAC